GATCTATAGCGGTATTTTTGTGGGCAGATTGTTAACTTCATAATCTATTTAAGCGTTTAATTTGACAGAATAAACGTTCTCGTAAATAAAATCCCACATTGGGTGTTGCGCAGTAATAATCGATGGCGCTGCTCAATAGAGCTTCGATAATCTCTAATTACTACTTAGTAAAAGATAAGTCAGTAAAAAGTAACTCAGCAAAAGGCAAATGCAGCATTAACCTTTGGTCGTTGTATATCAGACTGTATATACTTTATTAAGGTTATAATTACAAAATTAAGTTTTACCGCGGTAAGTAATGCGACCTTTAGATAAATCGTAAGGAGTCATTTCGACCTTAACTTTATCACCAGTTAAAATGCGGATATAGTGCTTACGCATCTTACCTGAGATATGTGCAATGATTTCGTGTCCGTTTTCTAAACGAACTTTAAACAATGTATTTGGAAGGGTGTCGATGACTTCACCTTCAAATTCAATAATATCGTCTTTAGCCATAATTTGTATCAATCAATGAAAAATAAGCACATATTATACGCAAGTTCGGCTATTAAAGCAATGGCAAACCCAGTTTTTGCTTGACAGTCTGTAACTGATATGTATATCAAGTAGGCAGGTTTAACCAAATAGGCGTTAAAGCCGTATCTGGCAGCAATTGTTGATAGCGCTCAGGATAGTACGCATTGATAAAGTATAAGCCATCACCCGAAGCGGTAGGCGGAGCAATGGTACGATCTTTTTTGGCCAAAATATTGAGGAAATCTGCAGGCTGTAGCTCATGCTTACCAATAGCAAATAAAGTACCCATTAGATTGCGTACCATATGATGCAAGAATCCATCCGCTTGAATATCAAACACTATAAATGGGCCGTGTGCAAAAAGGTCTGCATGGCTAATAGTACGCACAGGCTGCCTAGATTGGCAGGCTGCCGCACGGTAGCTACTAAAATCATGGGTACCTATAATGTCAGCAGCGGCCAGCTGCATTGCGGGCAAGTCTAGCGGTTCATAGACATGGGTCACTTGATGATTAAGAATAGCCGGGCGCTGGGGTTGATTAACAGTGATATAACGGTAGCGCCGTGCAATGGCGCCGAAGCGCGCATGAAAGTCAGCTGGCATCGGCTGAATCCAGCGCAGCGCAATGTCATCCGGTAGGAGGCTATTGACCCCACGTAACCAGTTGCGGGTAGGACGATAAGCACGGGTGACAAAGTGGGCAATCATATTGCTGGCATGGACACCAGAATCGGTACGACCTGCGGCGACCACTTCTATGGGCTCATTGGCTACTTTACTAATAGCAGCCTCTAGAACTTCTTGGACACCTGTGACTTCTTTTTGGCGCTGCCAGCCATAATAATGGGTACCTAGGAATTCAATGGCAATCGCCAAGGTATAAACAGGCTGGTCTTGATCGGTAGAAGGAGTAGTGATTAGTTCAGGCATTGTAGGCTTCGATACTGTTTTTGAATTTTGAAAGAGGAGATTAACTAAATACGTTTAAATGGCAATATTCAATGAGGCTATCTAACGCTTTTTGATAGTCGTTCCCGCCTGGTTAACATTATGTGCCCAGCGCTGACGTCGCCGTGCAGGAGCATCATAACGTAGCAGCAGCCATAATAACCGCGCATAAATAGCGGCAATCGTTAAGCGTCCGCCAGCTATAACTTGATAATCATATTGCCAACTGCCAGCAGCATAGCTATCGCTGACTCCGCCAAATGGACATTGGCTGGCGCTAATCACCATATGACCGTTTTCGTACGCTTGACTTAGGGTCTTTGCCAAAGCTGGTGAATAGGGTAGATTACCTGCCCCAAAGCCCAGTAAGATAATGCCGCAAGGAGGCTGCGCTAGTAATGACTGTAACTGGCTATTCAATATACTAGGATCATTGGGCAAGCAGTATAGCGCGTGGACAGCTACCCATTCAGCCCGTGACTCGATATCATCTGTGAGCGCTTTTTGGTCTTCGAGCCAGTGCTGACGGCGACTGTCTGGCAGCGCTCTGATATAGCTGTTAGCAGGATAAGCCGCACGATTATGACCGGTAAAAGCCATAAAGTCATGACTATGAATTTTCTGTACCGTTTGCGCAGGCCATGATTCACCGCCAAAGCAAACCTTCACTCCCGACTCCCCAGCCGCAGCTAATCTTAACGCTTCGCTTAAATTATCCCAAGCATCACTATGGCTATCGATAGCATAATTATGCCACTGCTCACTATCTAGTAATGGTTTCATACTGCCAGTCACAACGACGCAGATATCAGAGCCAGCAAAAGCTTCTGCTAAAAAAGCCCCCAAATAGCTCAAAGTATCCGTGCCGGTAATTAGTACAAAGCGGCGGTTTTGTGCTGTATACGCTGCTAATAACAGCTTATAAAAGTGTACAAAATCACTAGGAGTCAGCTGGCTACTGTCCTTAATTAGGAGATTGTTTAGCCATGAAACGGCTGGCAAAGGGATGGAGGGCTCTTGTTCATTGATAAGCTGCTGTAAGATGGGCAAGAATAAATCAGCATCTAACGGTGCAAGCGGACGACCGTAACTGCCAAAAGTACCGCCAGCATAAATAAGCTGAACTTTAGACTCTAGTAAGGGGGTAGCTTGACGCATATAGTTGTCGCAAATAAAAGCAGTAAGGAAGTTAACAATATAAGTCATCATCAGAAAAATGACAACCAGCAATCCATGGTTAGGATTGCTGGTTGTCAGCTACTGGTTCAAAGAGCGGCAGCTATTAGCTAAGCAGTACTACAAAGCAAATACTGTGATCTAAGCGTTATAACTTAAGCGCTACGAGCTAATAAAGCTTGTGCTTGCTGTTGTTGTTCACTATTACCTTGGGCGATAACTTCTTCGAGTAAACGCTTTGCACTGTCATATTCTCCCAATTCTAGGTATTGACCGGCTAAGTCTAATGTTACTTGTTGGCTGTCCAACGACTTAACAAAGTCAAAATCAGCGTCAAACTGCGCTTCAAATGCGGTTAAGTCCTGTGCCGGTTCAGTGACAGGCGTATCTTTTGTGGCTGCTTCAAACTCTGTATTTGCTGCAAAGGTATGAAGGCTATCGTCTTCCTGAGCGAAAATAAAGTCATCATCAAGTGGCGTATTATCATCA
This sequence is a window from Psychrobacter jeotgali. Protein-coding genes within it:
- the infA gene encoding translation initiation factor IF-1, with amino-acid sequence MAKDDIIEFEGEVIDTLPNTLFKVRLENGHEIIAHISGKMRKHYIRILTGDKVKVEMTPYDLSKGRITYRGKT
- the truA gene encoding tRNA pseudouridine(38-40) synthase TruA translates to MPELITTPSTDQDQPVYTLAIAIEFLGTHYYGWQRQKEVTGVQEVLEAAISKVANEPIEVVAAGRTDSGVHASNMIAHFVTRAYRPTRNWLRGVNSLLPDDIALRWIQPMPADFHARFGAIARRYRYITVNQPQRPAILNHQVTHVYEPLDLPAMQLAAADIIGTHDFSSYRAAACQSRQPVRTISHADLFAHGPFIVFDIQADGFLHHMVRNLMGTLFAIGKHELQPADFLNILAKKDRTIAPPTASGDGLYFINAYYPERYQQLLPDTALTPIWLNLPT
- a CDS encoding asparaginase, with the translated sequence MRQATPLLESKVQLIYAGGTFGSYGRPLAPLDADLFLPILQQLINEQEPSIPLPAVSWLNNLLIKDSSQLTPSDFVHFYKLLLAAYTAQNRRFVLITGTDTLSYLGAFLAEAFAGSDICVVVTGSMKPLLDSEQWHNYAIDSHSDAWDNLSEALRLAAAGESGVKVCFGGESWPAQTVQKIHSHDFMAFTGHNRAAYPANSYIRALPDSRRQHWLEDQKALTDDIESRAEWVAVHALYCLPNDPSILNSQLQSLLAQPPCGIILLGFGAGNLPYSPALAKTLSQAYENGHMVISASQCPFGGVSDSYAAGSWQYDYQVIAGGRLTIAAIYARLLWLLLRYDAPARRRQRWAHNVNQAGTTIKKR